The Rhinoderma darwinii isolate aRhiDar2 chromosome 9, aRhiDar2.hap1, whole genome shotgun sequence sequence ACACCTAAAAGCCAGTACCAGAAATTACTACTGCTGATTCagcaaactaaacaaaaaaaacaaaaagaaaaaaaagatacacCAACAACAAATCGCATGTTCCTACCACTTACCTCAACACTGGCATAATCACACATGGAACATTTAAAAGGTTTCTCATGAGTATGTTTGTAACGACGATGTCTGACTAATTCACCACTTGTCACAAAGGCCATGTCACAGTCTGGGCACTTATGAGGCCTAGTACCTAATAAAAGAGCAGATACACTACATGAAAAAGGACATCACTGAAAAGCAATATTAAAAcaggaaaggtaaaaaaaaaataggaacgaGATACATATTTATTACAAACATAATCAAAGTGAAAGTATTTCCATCCAAAACTTAAAAATGAACATACAGTAAGAAAATAGAGCGGTGGCACGTTTGGTAAGAATTTGTTAGTTTTGTCTCagcgtccattttttttttttttttacccaacaggaagtgcaggcatATTGATTGCCACATGCAAACTTGCTCCTCAGAACAGTTGGTCATTTTTACGATTCAGGGGAGCTAAAAGGGGGTAATACAGGTTTTTAAAATGgatattagatcagtgggggtgTGCCTCTTGGCACCGCCGCCGATCAGCGATTTAGAGGGTGAATGGGACAGTGATGCAATAACTTGCACAGCCACTACAAATGCAACGGTGCATGCAAAGCACGAAAAAGAAAACATGTAACCAATGAAGAGGCCACGCGCTCGTACAAGTATCGCGGCACCTTCAAACAGCTGGTCACCGGGGATgtcgagagtcggacccccaacaatctaATATGGATGCCTAGCGGTTAGAGATGACTGGGTGTTAAGGTGCCCATATACTTCCTATAGCTGTCAgctgaacagctgtatctcccgaCACCTCCATACAAATGCATGCTTGGCTAAGCGGGCTTGTGTTTACAATGGAGAGGGGAATGAAACACTTCCTAGAAGGTGCTCACGCCATTTTAGATGGAAGCCAAACCCACGGCATTTCACAGAAGCGGCTATTAGCCACACAAGTGTAGCATTACCCAGTAGCCGTTCACATAATGCATGGAGTGCTGGGTCTCCTAGAGTGGAAGCAGCTTGCCATTCTGGCTCAGAGGGGGCTcaagcgacagccacccccttaTGGAATTCAtaagccctaatagggcatagagAAGAGGATTTCAATATTAGACTTAAATAGAAACCAAACTGGAAAGgagaatgtaaattctgcagcatctACAATCGCTTTCTGAAATTATAGGGGTTATTCAGGAGTTTTAAACACTTTGCAGGAGGGCAGGGGAGGGTAAAAGCAGAAAAAGagacttgatccagcgctgggtttaaaaggaagtaatattccaactttattccacatatattaaaaagtccatatacaaAGGGGTGGATGCATCAGATAGCGGGCCTACGGGCTTCAGACAAATCgcttgtccttactcatggcgtgTTGCATGAGAGGGTATAAAATAATCAACAGGCATTGAGCCTTGAAACCTCCCGCCACCCCCCTTCCTCGCTCAAGAAGCTTTGGCAGCGGTCACGTGCTACTGCAGTTTATCGCTGGCTGCAGCTTCTGGATCCGAAGAGGTGGCGAACAGGGTGTCCGCACTGGAGCAGACACCCTGTACctcgtaattattttttttattccccttCCATGAACCacacggataacccctttaaggatagaATGTTCAAATTTGTCGTCATTTATGGAGACTTTGCAAAACACAAAACTACTTTTACCCAATTCCAGTATATTCTGCCAAAAAGTAACAAAACTgaaaagaaatataaaatatcCACATGATTAAATCTAACCTGTATGGGTATTGAGATGGTTCCTAAGCAAGGTGACCGTTCTAAACGCTCTACCACATAAGTGGCATTTGTGAGGTCGTTCGTCAGTATGACTTTTCATATGACGATCAAGGTTTGACCGTCTAGGACACGTATAACTACATAGTTCACACTGGAAAGTCTTCTTTacacctgaaaaataaaaaagtgattttagtcAAAATTTTACTGCTAAAACGACAAAGGTTAAaattacactgccagtcatttatctacattaaattaTTAGCATCAGCAGCTGCCACTGGGGAATTAGGCGCTTACTGCTTTAAGCTATAGTTTTAATATTTAGATCTACAAAAGGTAAGCAGCAACCTCCCCGCCCCACAGGTTAGCCTGTTCACAGAAAATGTTATTTAACTCTGTCTCTTCTGGGGATTTAagaatcttttaaaaaaaaaaaaaaaaaaaaaatgaaaaattacactaGACAGTAAGTTAATTTTTCCCCGTTAACTCAGACAACTTCAATAGCAAAATGTTTTCCCCACCTGCAAAACAGACATTAAACAAAGTGGAATGAAAGCTCCCGCCCCACCTTCCCCAGTGAGTACTGTAGTAAGACTTTTCACATTAGGTTTAAGGCATCGGTTTGCCAAAGAAGTCAGAAAATACTACTGAAACTGCATGCCATACAGGCACATGTGTTGCCCatagagttcaatgaagaacagctcaaattacgtggcaaagaagtgtcctgcacattctttgccgaggcagtccatttacgcgtcgtcgtttgacagctgtcaaacgacgacgcgtaaattacaggttgtctgcacagtacgtcggcaaacccattcaaatgaatgggcagatgtttgccgacgtattgtagccctattttcagacgtaaaacgaggcagaatacgcctcgtttacgtctgcaaataggtcgtgtgaacccagcctgagggtatgtgcacacaatgttttcagacgtttttcgggccgtaaacgtcccgaaaaacggcagagaaatcggaagcagaacgcctacaaacatctgctcattgatttcaaatgggaaatacggcgttctgttccgacggggcgttttttacgcggccgttgttcaaaaacggcacgaaagagacgcccgcgaaaaagaagtgcatgtcacttcttgtgacatgctttttggagcagtttttcatcgactatagaaaaacagctccaaaaacggccgtaaaaccgcgagtggcttaaaaaacgtctgaaaatcaggagccattttcctttgaaaacagttccgtattttcagacgttttttagtaagtgtgtgaacatgccccaaGTATGCCTGCACGGACTATAGCAATCTTTGTCAATCAGCAGTGGCTTCTGAATATAATCAGTGTGTTTGAAGCATATGTGATGTTGCGActgctatatgtttttttttactaataaaaatATTCCTTTACCTCTAAAATAGACATACATATTTTGGCCTGtagtagtgaaaaaaacaaaaaatacagatgtaaaaaaagttacattacagcacctttctttttaatttttgttgGTTTGGGTGGCTTCATATTTCCAACTACTTTTTCTGCATTAACTTCAGAGAGCAATCCTTCCTGCTGTTCCTCTTCAAAATCATAAACTGAAACATCAACATCCTTCCCTTCTTCTGTGTAGCGCAGTTTACTTTTCTtggttttcttaatttttttgatAGGCGGTGCATAATCTGGATCCTTCTGCCATGTTGATTCTTCTTGTGATTGAAGCTCTGCTTGTTCTAATGTTTCCACTTCACCATTTGCTCCAACCTTAACAACTTGGAAACCTTCCggaaggggcagtgtgtgacaaatCATAGGCTCGGACAGACCTCCTTTGGTAATCTCATTGTCGTAGGCTGCATGATGCGCACGCACAGAAGTAGCAGCAACAGGTACAGTTACCGGGACATGAACAAGCTGGAGTTCTCCTAAATTAATCGGCTGTTCCTCCATATTTACGACTTGCAAGGTTATAATCTGTGTATCATCCACTGTTGAATCACCTTCTTGGGGAATTACACCTTCCATGACTTCAGTTTTCATCTGTAATATTGTAGAATCAAGCTGCTCCATCATAACCATCTGAACATTGCTATTAACATCACTGGACACGTCACTCACATCTGTCTGACTCTGCACCATAACAATACTATCCTCATCCGCACCACCCTCTCTTCGTCGCTGGTAAGTCtttgtttcttttcttttcatgAAGGACTCCGAATCCTCAACAATGGCTTCTGCCATCTCTCCTTCCATTTTaactaaaaagaaacaaaaagaaaattaagaatgcagataaaaaaatattacaaagggAAAGTGCTTGTCCATTTTTTAAAATGTTCCCTCTTTAGGTTTCATTCACACTTACATAATTGGTCAGAAATTTGCATCATATTTcatgcagaaaaatgaaataaaaattaggcatgggtgggggggggggggggggaaatgagGCCTTAATTGTAGTTAAACACCATAAACCTCtgaagccttttttttattaaatctatGCATTTTTCGGTTAGAGTAAATTAGAAAATCGTAATCTACTTTTTTGCAAAGTAACTTCTATGTACGCACTACACATACAAGCTGCATAGCACTGCTGTAATCTGAATCTGTCAGTCTGCTGGACACTTGGCTCGGCTAACAActcctgtgtgcctctaacaCACAGGATAACCATAATTCAAGAGCTTTGCTATGATTGGTAATAGGGTTATCCCGTGTGAATATAATAGTCAGAATGGGTCCAGCAGGTAAGgagctgttcacatctgtgttgtggtTTTCTGTTTTGCTGTCAGAGGAGTAGAACAAGGGAATACCAGAAGCAactgttccgttgcacaacggatacCGCTGACtgaacccatagacttcaatgggttctgtcCCGGTGTCCGTGAGTTTACCAGAGACCATAGCACAgcatactgcgctattgtttcctctaatccctgccggatctgcaCACGTGAACAGCCCCTGGGGGAGGGGGGACACCGTCCACTTCCTTAATGACGGGGCGTCTCCGTGCCTTAACGctacatgacctactattaggtcatgctaactagagcgttcgcgctcagtgacctaatagtaggtcatagagtatacacggcgccgttcgcgcggggcgcgttcatgagctgtgacagctgccgtTTCAGACAGCAGACtgtcacagctcaatgtgcagggaccgatcgcggaggtcccccgtcgattaaccccttagaagccgcgttcaatagtgaccgcggcttcTTAAGGGTTAAGCCACAATCGACGGCCCGATCCAtgatagcgggccgcgatggctactatggcaaccagaatcctaacaatggactctggctacgccatcgacggaaacctagcgggtcctgacgaagtcaggacccactatgcttgctgtcagtgagtagctgacagctctaatatactgcactacgcatgtagtgcagtgtattagaatagcgatcagggcctcctgcccttaagtcccctagtgggacaaagtaaaaaagtttaaaaaaagtggtgtaaaaataagaaaaaaaaaagttttaaaagtgataaatgtaaaaatccccctttttcccttatcagtcctttattattaataaacaaataaaagtatatataattggtatcgccgcgatcgtaacggcctgaactacaaaattattttgttatttaatccgcgcggtgaacgccgtaaaagaaaataataataaaccgtaccaaaatcacaattgattggtcacttcacctcccaaaaaatggaataaaaaaaagagatcaaaaagtcgcatgtaccgtatatatcggcgtacaagacgactttttacacccttaaaaaaaatgtcaaaagtgtggggtcgtcttatatgccggatattgtctacattagggatgcacgttgcagccgcacagctcagtatagtaacacatgaatgtatgggagcgcggctgcggctgtgtaattcagccacagccccgctcctgagtcatgataagttcgcggggtcaggatgatgcaatgcggccagcgctgcactaatgagcggcggcactggagacagaacatggcgggcgcgctacaaaacacccccatgttctgtcttcagtgcctgaactgccgctcattagtgcagcgccggccgcatcacctcatgctgaccgcgtgcgcacttcctgtcaggagcggggcaatggctgtattacacagccgcagccccgctctaacggcggagatcagagaaaccgctcatctccgccgttattcccctgaatgctgcgatcacagctgactgcagcattcaggggaaagtgagaagggggggggatgcccctggatcgcgtcacagggaattcctgtgacgcgatcgagggccataccatatatgggcagacagcccagggtctattgacggaccccagggctgtcttaccatatttcatgttgttaggacatacccaagtatgtcctaacaactgcctgtgtattatccgtccacaggctaatgtactggcacatatctgatatatgtcagtacattaaagtttaaaaataaagtaaaaacaaagtattgttaaatttttaaaaaaaatacaccttcaccttttttacaataaacattaaaataagtctcaatacataaaatacacacattcagtattggcgcgtacaacgtttttgcatcatttatgatgtgtacgctgtaaaaaaatgaaataaacacggctttcattcacttattaacgtgaggcgcgaggtgcgatgaatttaccctccatgttcctcacattaatagtaattaaccccatcatgtacctcgcacattaacccaatatgactgagaaacatgatgggattaattactattaatgtgaggctcgttcaaaattcatcacaagtcgcgcctcacatcagaaaacggaagaattttttttttattactgttggcaaaagtatcgaaatcgcaatactaaacgaagtatcggtatcgaagtccaaattctggtatcgtgacatccctagtctacatattgtctacacacaagttgtgtgttaccttgtgagcctgcagtccggtacacaggctcccgggatgcacggaatccgccacggatctgagggaagccggtattagccgccagggaacatctctgtaagatcctctgtcccgccctttcctctcattccctgcctctcagatcttgcgcgatgaagcagcctatctgcgcatgcgcgagttcaaagagacagagagtcctgggtcctgccgccgatggccatagtgaagcgctcttgcacgaaatggtgagtatatcttaaattctatattttaagggtaaaagttgggggtcgtcttatacgcccagtcgtcttatacgccgacatatacggtacctaaaaatggtgcagaTCGAAACGAccattcgttacgcaaaaaaaaataagtcctcgcacggctttattgatggaaaataaaaaaagttctggctcttagaataaggcaacacaaaaagtcaatgattttttacaaaaagtattttatcgtgcaaacaccataagacataaaaaaaaaaaaactataaacatctggtatcgccgtaatcgtatcaccccgcagaatatagTGAATATGTCatatatagcgcacggtgaacgtggtaataaataaatgaaaaacaatagtagaattgctgtgttttagtcaccacgccacttaaaaatagtataaaaactgatcaaaaagtcgcatgcaccccatgaaaactacaatgaattcctcaaggggtctagtttccaaaatagggtcacttttggggggtttccactgttttggcaccacaagacctcttcaaaccggacatggtgcctaataaattaaatttcacctctactttgctctaaattcctgcgaaatacctaaagggttaataaactttctaaatgctgttgtgaatactttgaggggtctagtttctaaaatggggttttttatggggttttctaatatatgggcccctcaaagccacttcagaactgagctggaacctaaaaaattcttcgcttcttacattatactgataatgagcagtgcccaccccgagatgaccccagttttgaccgtttgtataactggagacccctattagaccgtttcagtgcccggttttcccaagcatacacccccaagaagtgtatttctattgatgagtccttggaacattttaaagggaggcttcaattccgccagtacctgccgagtaagaggacaaggtatggcgtgaagatgagctgtgcgagagtgcatctggGTATACCTAcacatttaggatatatgaagggaaggacagcagtattcagcccccagaatgcccccccctttactgggagttaatgcaaaaattgtgtgtgatttGGTGCTGCTGGACCAGGATCACCACCtcgacctggataatttttataccagcgtcctgcTCTTCAActacctcgcttccagaagtcctgcggcatgcggcactgctagaagaaatgtgagaggcttccctaagactctgcttgggcaaacactcagaaggggtgcaaCATATTGCGTGTAAAGTACAAGTACAAGagggatgtcacaccagtacccatgtaccagtacagagacccccaaaccagactgcatcctggactacaataggtacatgggaggggtggacttgtcagatcaagtcctgaagccctacagcgccatgcggtgtggtataagaagctggccgtgcacatcatacagatggctttgtacaatatgTACATGCtaggtcgatgtgcaggccagacgggaactttcctggaatttcaagaggtgatcatcaagaacctaatctttaggggccAGGAAgggggagcacccagtacttctggaagcggggccacatgcatcgtaccagggcaacactttccaggagaagttccccaaactggcaagaagggaaaaagtcaaaagaggtgcaaagtctgctataagagggcgataaggaaggacacaatatatcaatgtgacacgtgtcccgaaaaaccagagctctgtatgaaagtgttttaaaatttatcatacagcccttgatttttaatctaccccaattttacttaccgtgatgcactccgcacatcttatccccctcatctttcccttctgagccctgctgcgtgcccaggcagctgataacagccacatggagggtattgccgtacccatgagaacccacattacagtttatggggtgtatgtctccggtcaaaatgctcactacacctctagataaatgccttaaggggtgtagtttttaaaaaacggggtcacttcttgggggtttcaactgtactggtacctcaggggcttctgcatacatgacttcgcactagaaaatccccagtaggccaaatggtggtcctttccttctcagcactcccatgggcccagacgacagtttatcaccacaaatggggtattgctgcacgcaggacaaattgggcaacaaaatggggtattttatttcttgtcaaaataagaaatttttagctaaaactacatcttattggaaaaaaattacattttttttaattcactgcccaattcaaagaaattctgtgaaaaaactgtgggatctaaatggtcccaacacccataaattaattcattgaggggtgtagtttccaaaatgcggtcacttctggtgggtttccaattgctttgattcctctggggctctgcaaatgcgacatggcacccgaaaaccaatcccgcAAATTCCGGACTccgaagaacacatagcgctcctttccttctgatccctcccatgggcccaaacagcagtatatcaccacaaatgaggtattgccgcactcaggacaaattgggcaacaaaatggggtattttattccttgtgaaaataagaaattttgagccaaaactacatcttattggaaacaattaaaaaatggtttaattcccagcccaattcaatcaaattctgtgaaaaaactgtggggtctaaatggtcacaacaacgataaatgaattccttgaggggtgtagtttccaaaatggggtcacttctggtgggtttccatcgctttgatacctctggggctctgcaaatgcgacatggcacccgaaaaccaatccagcaaaatctgcacgccaCAGACTacaaagcgctccttcccttctgaggcctcccatgggcccaaacggcagtttatcaccacaaatgggatattgccgcactcaggacaaattgggcaacaaaatttggtattttgttccctgtgaaaataagaaattttgataaaaaaatgacatcttttttgaaaattttttatttttttaatttcacagcccaattcaaatacgtgctgtgaaaaaacggaggtcaaaatggtaacaacaaccataaattaattccttgaggggtgtagtttccaaaatggggtaacttctggaggtttcctactgttttggtacctcaacacctctccaaacctagcatggtgcctataatatattctaataaaaaataaaaataaaaaagtggccccaaaatgcactaggtgcttctttgcttctgaggcttgtgttttggtccacgagcacagtagagccacatgtgggacatttctaaaaactgcagaatctggacaatacatatttagtagtatttctctggtaaaaccttctgtgttacagaaaatgtttttataaaattgaaattcagcaagaaaaatgaaatttgcaaatttcacctccactttgctttaattcctgtgaaatgcctaaagggttaaaaaacgttctaaatgctgttttgaatactttcaggggtctagtttttaaaatggtgttttatgggggtttctaatacataggccgctcaaagccacttcagaactgaactggtaccttaaaaaaaaggcttttggaattttcttaaaaatatgagaaattgctgtttatgttctaagccttgtgacgtccaagaaaaataagagaatgttcaaaaaacgatgccaatctaaagtagacatatgggaaatgtgaactagtaactaatttgggtggtataaccgtctgttttacaagcagatgcatttaaattcagaaaaattctattttttctaaattttctcaaaattttgcaatttttcacaaataaacactgaatatatcgaccaaattttaccactaacataaagcccaatgtgtcacgagaaaacaatctcagaatcgcttggataggtttaagcattcccaagttattaccacataaagtgaaatatgtcagatttggaaaaggctgcgtccttaaggggttaaagggataatcccatctcggacatttatgacatatgtacATCTCTGAAACAGCCATGTCTAGAACGAGGCCCCATGACCCCTGTCCTCTGCTGCTAGGCATCGGTCACTTAGTTAGGAAATGCCTGGGGTTTTCAAGAAACagctgaaaatattttttttgttacgcTGTTGCCATAACTTTTTAGTTTCAAAAAAGAAGAGTTGGCAGATCATAGATTCCTGCAAACTACAAATTCTCTAGGAAAAAAGAGCCACCTAGCAACAGCCAAGtgcctccttaactccttcccgcaaaatcacgtaaagTTAAGTGATGGAAATTGGTGTTTTAACGcatttccacgtaactgtacgtgaaggagatagagctagctcaggagctgagccagcgccatcaccgccgggtgccagctgtatgttacagctggcatccTGAGTTATCGGCCAGGACTGGAACAAGCATCCGATCCAGCTGATTTACCCCTCACATGCTGTATTCAATAGagttcgcagcatgtgaggagtttttagctacCGGCAacacagcaacgtgatcgctaggttgccggtggctgcaaaggagattggagggctaatacttacctctcggtctgccagcaaccaaagcctcctatgccccgctcgttggcggggcctaaaaggcttccggtaccattggcaagatggcagc is a genomic window containing:
- the CTCF gene encoding transcriptional repressor CTCF isoform X2, encoding MEGEMAEAIVEDSESFMKRKETKTYQRRREGGADEDSIVMVQSQTDVSDVSSDVNSNVQMVMMEQLDSTILQMKTEVMEGVIPQEGDSTVDDTQIITLQVVNMEEQPINLGELQLVHVPVTVPVAATSVRAHHAAYDNEITKGGLSEPMICHTLPLPEGFQVVKVGANGEVETLEQAELQSQEESTWQKDPDYAPPIKKIKKTKKSKLRYTEEGKDVDVSVYDFEEEQQEGLLSEVNAEKVVGNMKPPKPTKIKKKGVKKTFQCELCSYTCPRRSNLDRHMKSHTDERPHKCHLCGRAFRTVTLLRNHLNTHTGTRPHKCPDCDMAFVTSGELVRHRRYKHTHEKPFKCSMCDYASVEVSKLKRHIRSHTGERPFQCSLCSYASRDTYKLKRHMRTHSGEKPYECYICHARFTQSGTMKMHILQKHTENVAKFHCPHCDTVIARKSDLGVHLRKQHSFIEQGKKCRYCDTVFHERYALIQHQKSHKNEKRFKCDQCEYACRQNTMSRHADNCTGPDGTDGENGGEGEVVHKKGKRGRKRKMRSKKEGSTDSEDNAEPDLDDEDDEEEEDDLPVEIEAEHEHEPEEPLTPLAPPAKKRRGRPPGKNNQPKQTSAAVIQVEDQSTGAIENIIVQVKKEMDMDIEAEVVVDAPPTAPAVEAPNGDLTPEMILSMMDR